GCTCTCTTAATGTAGGGAGAATAAATCGCCATGTAGTCGTCTATCCCGAAAAATACGTTCTCTGTTTCCATGGAGAATGCATATCACAGCCTCCATGATTGTGCAAGATTTATCTGTCGGAGTAGAAACATGATCCCGCTGAAAAAAACCGATCTGCGGCGTTGCTTCCATTTTCCGGTGCATGCGGCGTACTTCGCGCATTGCATCTCTGGCCTTTTGAGCGGGATCCAATCTGAGGTTTTTGCAGTGCGATCTGACATGGATTCCCTCCGGGCGATGAATTTACTTCACAAAACGAGCCGCCGCTCCTGCTTTATCCGGTGATCCAGGTAGTAAAGGATCGGGACCACCATGCGGGAAAACAGGGTCGCCGCCACTTCCCCAGCCATGAGGGAGATGGCGAGTCCCTGGAAGATGGGGTCGAAGAGTATCACGAATGAGCCCACAATAACAGCCGAGGCAGTGAGCAGCATGGGGCGGAAACGGACGGCGCCCGCGTCCACGACCGCCTCGGCGAGCGGCATGCCCTGGGACAGCCTGAGTTCGATGAAATCGACCAGGATGATGGAGTTTCTGACCACGATGCCCGCCCCTGCGATGAATCCGATCATGGAGGTAGCGGTGAAAAAGGCCCCGGCAATGGCGTGGGCCGGGATGATGCCGATGAGGGAGAGGGGGATGGGGGCGAGGATTACGAGGGGTATGGTGTAGGATCGGAACCATCCCACCACGAGGACGAAGATGATGATCACGACCACTCCAAAGGCCCCTCCCATGTCCCGAAAGACCTCGTAGGTGATGTGCCACTCCCCGTCCCACTTCATGGACCAGTCCCTGGTGGAAAAGGGCTGATGCGTATAAAGGATGTCGAGTTTCGTCCCGGAAGGCGTTGTGTACTCCTTGAGTTTCTTGTTGAGCGCGAGTATGGCGTAGATCGGGCTTTCCTCCTCGCCTGCCACGTCCGCTGTCACATAGACCACGGGTTGGAGGTTCTTGTGATAGATGGGCTGCTCGATAGTCCTTTCCCGGATGGCTGCCACCTCGGTGATGCCGATGAGTGCGCCTGAGCTGGAGCGGACCCGCAAGGCCTCGATGTCATGTAGAGTGGCGCGCATCTGTCTGGGGAGTCGGACGCGAATCAGGACGTCCTCCAGGGCACTGGGATCGTGGAGCAGGCCTGCCACAGACCCGCCCAGGGCCGTTGATATCGTCTCCACGACCCTCTCTGGCGTGACCCCGAGGGTGAGGGCCTTGTCCCGGTCCACTACCACGTGCCACTCGGGCTGGGGATCTGCCACATACCAGTCCACGTCCACCACGCCTTTCGTGGATTCGAAGAACGACAGGACGTCACGGGCCACCTTCAGCCTGCCCTCGGGGTCCGGGCCATAGATCTCGGCGACCAGGGTCTGAAGGACCGGAGGCCCCGGGGGGATCTCGGCCACCTTTATTCGAGCGCCATGCCGACGTGCCGCCTCCTCGAGTGCGGGCCTCAGGGCCTTGGCGATGGGGTGGCTCTGTTCCGAGCGCTGATGTCTGTCGATGAGATTGACCTGGATGTCAGCGACATTTGGCCCTTCGCGTAGATAATAATGCCTGACAAGGCCGTTGAAATTGAAAGGCGCGGCCGTGCCCACGTAAAGCTCGTAATCGGTCACCTCAGGCTGACGGGCGAGGATGGCGCCAAGTTCACCTGCGACCTCTGCCGTCTTTTCGAGGCTCGTACCCTCCGGCATGTCAATGATCACCTGGAATTCGCTCTTGTTGTCAAAGGGGAGCATCTTCACCTTCACCACCTTGGTGGCGATGAGGAGGCAGGATGCCGCAAAAAGGAGGGCCATGATCCAGAGAAAGGCCCAGCGGAGCGAGACGCTTGCGATGAGGCGCCCCATGATCTTGCGGTACAGGAGGGTGAGGCGTCCTTCCCGTTCCTCCGGGTGGGATGCCCGTCTTCCCAGGATGTGATACGCAGCCCAGGGAGTGATGACGAAGGTGACCACCATGGAGAGGAACATGGCCACCGACGCCCCCACGGGCATTGGCCGCATGTAAGGCCCCATGAGGCCCCTGACAAAGGCAAGGGGTAGGATGGCTGCGATGACGGTGAAGGTAGCAAGGACCAGGGGGCTTCCAACCTCCACCACCGACTCCACGATGATCTTTCGAAAGGGACGGCCCTGATTTTCTGGCAGCCTGAGGTGGCGGACGATGTTCTCGACCCCTACGATGGGGTCGTCCACGAGGATCCCGATGCAGAAGATGAGGGCGAAGAGGGTGACCCGGTTCAGGGTGTAGCCGTAGAGATAATAGATGAAGAGGGTGAAAGCGAGGGTGACGGGAATGGCCACGAGGACTACTAGGCTCGCCCGGATACCCAAGAGGAGGGCCATGAGACAGGCGACCGAGATCGTCGCAATGGCGAGGTGCTCGAGGAGTTCGTCAGATTTCTGCTTGGCCGTTTCCCCGTAATCCCTGGTGATCGTGACGTGGACGTCATCGGGCAGGATGTAGCCCCGGGTCATCTCTACCTTTCTGAGGACCTCGTTGGCAATGAGGGTGGCGTTTTGTCCCTTTCTCTTGGAGACGGCAAGGGATACGGCGTTCGCCGTCTCTCCGGGCGAGAGGGCAAGGCCTGCCTTTTGCGGACTGCCGCCTGCACCTATGAGCACATAGGAGGCCGGCTCTTCCGGGCCGTCCACGATCCGGGCCACGTCCCGCAGGAAGACCGGACGGCCGTCCCTGTTGGCCACGATGATCCCTTCTACGTCCCGCACGTCCTTGAAGAAACCATCCACGCGCAAGGAAAAGGCCCGGTTGTCCGTGGTGAGGTCCGTGATCCAGGAAGCGGCATTTTGTGAGCCAAGGGAGGCAGTTACGTCCACTGGATCCAGGCCGAGGGCGGCAAGGGCCTGGGGATCCAGGATCACCCGGACCTCACGCCTGAGCCCTCCGATGACCTGGGTCTGGCTCACGCCAGGGATGGCCCTGATCTCGTCGTCGAGCCGGGCTGCAAGGGATCGAAGGGCAAGGGGATCATGGGCCTTTCCCCAAAGGGTCAGGACCATGATGGGAACGTCGTCTATGGATCGTGCCTTTAGAATGGGTTTTCCGCACCCGGGCGGGATCCAGTCAAAATGGGAATAGAGCTTCTCATAGGCCTTGACCAGGCTCCGCTCTACATCTTCACCCACCTCGAACCGGACTATGGTGAGGGCCTTGCCGTCCATGGCAGTGGAATAGACGTATTCCACCCCAGGGATCTCCCAGAGGAGTTTTTCCATAGGGGTGACGACGCGCCTTTCCACCTCTTGGGGCGATGCCCCGGGCATGGCCACCATCACGTCGATCATGGGAACGACGATCTGGGGCTCCTCTTCGCTCGGGGTGATGAAGATGGAGAGCGCCCCGAGGAGGATGCTCGCGATGATGAGAAGCGGGGTAATCTTGGAATCGACGAAGGCCTCGGTGATACGGGCAAGGATCCCGCCCCTAAAGGCCTTTTCTGCCCCTTGTGTCTCAGTGCCGTGCAAGGCGGACTCCTTCTTTAATACCTGTGGGATGCCCTGTTACGATCTCATCTCCTCGGGAAAGACCGGCCAGGACCTCCACCAATGTATCTGCATCAGGTGGAGATCCTCCGGCCGGCACGAGGAGCCCAGGGTTATGGGTCGCGGGTCTCCATCGCTCTCCAGGACGCACGATCCTCCAGCGTACGATGTCGTCCGGACCCACGAGATACACCCCGGTGATGCCGCTTCTTTCTACCAAGGCCGAGAAGGGGATGAGGAGGGCCGGTCTCATGCCCTGAATCACGTGGAGCCGGCCGAAGACGCCGCCCTTGATGTTGAGGGCTGTGGCGTCCACCCGGACGGGGAAGGTCGCGGTCCTGGGATCCGCCTGTGTAACTACGGCCTCGATGGGAAGAGATTCGATCACGCCGGCGGATGGGATCTCGAGGATCGCCGTGTCCCCCGTCTTCACATGGGACAGGAGCTTTTCGTCGACGCGGGCCTCGAACCACATGCCCTGTTCCCCTTCGATGGCCAGGAGCGGGGCGCCAGCAGGGGCGAATGTGCCGGGATCCACAGATCTTTCGGTCACAGTACCAGGGGCAGGGGCGTGGATTCGAAGATAGGAAAGGGCTGCGCGGGCCTCCTGGACTCCTGCCGCGGCCCGGGCCATCTCTGCCTCCACGGACCGGATCTGGGCGTCAAGGGCGTCGAGGCTCGCCTTGGCCCGGTCGTATTCCTCACGGGTTGCGGCGTCATGGGCTAAGAGTCTCTCGTAGCGGGCATACTGGGAGGATGCGTACTCGCGTTCGGCAGAGAGGGCATCGCGCCTGCGCGCGGCACTGTCCCGGGATGCCTCGAAGGAGGCCACTCGGGCAGTCATGTCCTTGTCGTCCAGGACGATGAGCAGATCCCCTTTCTTTACCCGATCCCCGATATCGACCCGGACATCCTGGACTGTGGCCGGGATCTTTGCCGCGATCTCCATGACGACCTTACCCCGGCTCGTGCCTGGAAAGGTCTTGAGCAAGGGAATGTCGCGCACAGTGACAGTGGTTGTTTGGGCGGAAACGGCCTGCGCAAGTTCCGGAGGGCCATCTTTCGGTTCACGGCCGCAGCCGGCGATAAGGGTGAGTATCAGACAGAAGAGGGCCGGGTATCTCATGTTCATGGATGTTTCCTTGTTTTACGGTAGGGTCTTAGGGGCAAGGACACCGGCGCTGAGCTCGAGGGCTGAGAGGGCAAGACGGACGTCAAACCGGGCGCGGACCTCTGAAAGACGCGCCGCGCGCAGGGCCTCCTCTGCCGCGAGGACCTCGGCCATGAGGGCGAGCCCGTTGGAGTAACGTTCGCGGAGGATGCGCAGAGACTCCTCGGCCTGGGCGACCGCCTCGTGGGAGACCTGGAGCTGTCTGGATGCGACCTGTCTGCGAATGAAGGCCTCCCGGACCTCGCGCTCCACCCGGCTCAGGACCGAGTCCATCTGCGCCCCGGTCCTTTTCGCCTCGGCGTTCGCCTCGGCGACCCGGGCCCTGTCCCCAAGACCCGAAAAGAGATTAAGGGAGGCAATGACGCCGATGCCCCATGAATCCCCGTCAGCCGGCCCGAAATCAGAGGCGTTTGCCTCGTAGGCCCCGCTTAGGGTGAGATCAGGCAGAAATCTGAGGCGGGCCTCGCGCACGCGGAGCTCGGCGAGCCGTCCCTGCTTGCTGGCAAGGAGGATCTCGGGACGCTGCGTGTGGGCCCGGGTGATCCAGGTCTCAACGGCCTCGTCCGGGTCAGGGGTCGGGAGGGGCCCATCGGGTGGGGCGAGTTCCCATGGAGTCGATTGCGGAAGTCCCAGTATCTCGTTCAGTCGGGCAAGGGCTATTGCCATGTCCCCTGCAGCCTGGAGCCGTTCCTTTTCCCTGGAAATGAGCTGTACATGGGCGGCGAGGGCGTCTGACTTGAGGGCAAGCCCGGCTGCGTGTCTTTCCTCGGCAAGTCTTTCGTCTGCGCGCGTGGTTTCGAGGGCGGCATCCAGGACCTCGACGCGTTCTCGGGCGAGGATGGCCTGAAAAAAGGCCTCATCCACACGAAAGATGACCTCCTGTTCTTGTGCCTGTGTTTCGATGGCGGATATGTCGTCCTGGACATGGGCCATCTGAAGCCCAGTGATCTCTCTGCCCGAGGTAAATAGGGGCTGGGTGAGGACGAGCCGCGTCTTCCAGTTGCTGATGGGAGATGGGTCGTTTAGCCGGTCGATGGCGAAATCCGACTGGGAAAAAATCTCCTGGGAGAGCTTGTGAGTGAATACTGCAGGGGGGGTGTTCGTCCGTTCATAGGCCTCATAGAGGTCGAGGCGGGGGAAAAAGGCGCTCCACGCAGCAGAGACCCGCGCGGACGTCGCCTCCGAGCCAGCCCGAGCCGCCCGGATGGAGGGGTTGTTCTCCAGGGCGAGCGAGCGGGCCTTGTCTATGGTGAGCCGGGCCTGCCCTGAGGGCTGATCTCCACACGGGGCAGGCACTGGGAGGAGGCAGAAAAAAGATGCCATGAGCACGGCCTTGGCCGCCCGGATGAACCAACGCCGCAAGCGGGAAAACATCCTGTTTGAGTCCATAACCTCCCTAAGCCGTCTGGTAAGCAATTGGTCAAGGAAATTTAGTAAAGTGTGACGTGTTTCGTCAAGGCGAGGTCGATCACGATGCCTAAAAACCCTCCTATAGGACAGGCGGTTCGAACCGAGAAGGCATTTCTGGTGAAATCGGGCCTTTTTCAGCAGCATCATCCCTTGGTTTTCCAGCCTGAACGTGGCACAATGTAAATTGTTGTCAAAAGCAAATGCCTGAATCCGTGAGATATGAACTTAACTTGGCAATTTTTCAAAATAAACCGGCGTTCAGGTATTGGTGGAGTGAGGCGCCCATGGATGGGGCTCGGACGGCAAATCCGCCCCCATGGACAGGAGTCTATTTGCCGCACGGAACAAATACCCCGAACGCCAGCTCACGGATTCAGGAAATAATTTAACGGAGATGCGGTAATTTTCAGGGCTGGAAGGGTCGTTTCCCGCAAATTGTGCAAAATGGGAGACCCAGACAATGTCGAGCCTTTTTCGCACAAAGATAGAGTCCCTTTTGTCAAAGGCGGATGTTTGCGTCGGCGGAAGCCGGCCCTGGGACATTGACGTGCTGGATGAGCGATTCTTCAAGAGGGTGGCGGTCTGTGGCTCCCTCGGGCTCGGCGAGTCCTACATGGATGGCTGGTGGGAATGTGAGCGGCTCGACGAGGCGATTTGCCGGATCCTGAAGGCCAGGCTTGACAAGGATGTAGTTGGTCCGGGATCGCTCTGGCAGATGATCAAGGCCGGCCTGGGAAATCCTCAGCGTCTTGCGTGTGCCTTCACCGTGGGCAGGAGGCACTACGATCTCGGAAACGACCTCTTTGAGCGGATGCTCGACAAGCGCATGATCTACAGCTGCGGTTACTGGCGCAACGCCAGGGATCTGGACGCGGCCCAGGAGGCCAAGCTCGATCTCGTGTGCCGCAAGCTCGGTCTTGCCCCCGGCATGGATGTCCTCGACATCGGCTGCGGGTGGGGAGGTGCGGCCCGATATGCTGCAGAGAAATACGGTGTTCGGGTGGTTGGGATCACCGTCTCTGAGGAGCAGGCCAGGTATGCGGAGCAGGTTTGTGCCGGGCTTCCTGTTGAGATACGTCTCATGGACTACAGGGCCGTAGAGGGAAGATTCGACAGGATATTCTCCATAGGGATGTTCGAGCACGTTGGATGCAAGAACTACCGCGTCTACATGGAAAAGGTGCTCCATTGCCTCCGTCCAGACGGGCTTTTTCTTCTGCATACCATCGGGGGGAGTGTTACCACCTTTTATCTGGATCCGTGGATGGAGCGCTATATCTTTCCGAATTCCATGCTGCCTTCTGCCAAACAGATCGCTGCCTCTGTTGAGGGGCTCTTCGTGATCGAGGACTGGGAGAACTTCGGGGCCGACTATGACAGGACCCTCATGAGCTGGTACGAGAGGTTTCATCGGGGCTGGGAGGACATCAAGGATGCCTACGGCGAACGTTTCTATCGAATGTGGAGATACTATCTGCTTGCCTGTGCGGGGTCATTCAGGGCCAGAAGAAATCACGTCTGGCAGATCGTTCTCTCGCCTTGCGGCGTCGAAAACGGATATCGTTCTATCCGATACTAGGGGATCTGAATGATCAAGAACAAGGCGTTGGCCGCTGTGATCACAGGGCTTTTCCTCTTCGGCGTCTTTGTCTTTCAGAACATGTCAGCTGTGGATCTCAGGTTCCTTTTCTGGAAGGTGTCTATTTCCGCATCCTTTCTTGTCCTGGCCGTCTTTCTCGGAGGAGGCCTTGCAGGCTGGGTCCTCTCGAGACTGACCTATCGTAAAAAAGAAGGCCCTTCTCCACCTCAGTAAGGGATGATGTAGTGAGGAGAAACTATCCGCTCGCTTTCCTGTGCCTTTTCTCGCTGATAGCCACCTGCTTTGCGTCACAGGCGGGTGGGGAGGATCTCCTGAGCCCCCTCATTAGGGAAAAGGTCGAGCGCCAGGGGTCTGTCTCAGCCATCCCGTGCAAGGCCGAGAGGGTCTGCGGCTCCAGGATCATACGAGAGTTCTATCGAAAACGCGCATATCGACCTGTCTGGAGCAGCGAGGGTCGAGCCCTGCCCAGGGCACGGTCGTTCGTCGAGGTCCTCGGGTCGGCACGTGACGAGGGCCTGCGGCCCGAAGATTATCATTACGAGGCCGTGATGCGTCTCTTCCAGCAGGCATTCGGGGATCCGGCCAGGACGTCCCCGGATGCAGCCGCTGATTGCGATCTCCTCCTCACAAACGCCTTTTTCGTCTATGGAACGCACTTGTGCTCAGGCAGGGCGGACCCTCGGGCCCTCTTCAGGCACTGGTCCATAGACGAACGGGGACTCGACCTGTCCTCCGTGCTGGAAGAGGTCTCCCGGGGCCGGGATCTTCGCGAGGCCATAGCCGCCTTGAGGCCTCACGACCCGGCATACGTCTTTCTTCTTGCCGCACTTTCCAGATACAGGGCGCTCGAAGAGGCAGGAGGCTGGCAGCCGGTGGTCATGGCAGAAAAAAGGCTCGAGCGCGGGGATCGGTCTCCTGCAGTTGATGCCCTGCGCAGACGCCTTCAAATCACGGGAGAATTTCGTGAATCCGGAGGTTCCTCACCCCCGGATCTCTTTGACGAAGCCCTCGAACAGGCGGTTCGGTCCTTTCAGGCGAGGCACGGGCTCACCGTTGACGGTATCGTCGGTCGCAGGACCCTTGCCGAGTTGAACATCCCGGTGGAGGCAAGGCTGCGGCAGATTGCGCTGAATCTTGAGCGGCTGCGCTGGCTCCCAGAGACCCTGGGAGATCGCTACCTTCTTCTCAATATCGCGGATTTCTCACTGTCTGCATGGGAAGGAGGGAAAAAGCGCATGGAGATGAAGGCCATCGTGGGACGCACCCAGCGGCCGACCCCCCTTCTCAGCAGCACGATCGACACTGTCATATTAAATCCTCCATGGAATGTCCCCCATTCCATCGCGACCAAGGACCTCCTTCCTGCCATCCGGAAAGACCCTGGCATGCTGGCGAAAAAGGGTTTTCGTGTCTTTTCAGGACGGGGAGCTGGTGCACAAGAGATCGACCCATCGAAGATAGATTGGCAGCGGTTTTCCGAGAGGAATTTTCCGTTTAGACTTCGTCAGGACCCTGGGCCTGCCAACGCCTTGGGAGACATGAAGTTTTCCTTTCCCAACACCGAGTCGGTATATCTGCACGGGACCCCTGCGCGCAATCTCTTCATGAAGTCCCGAAGGGATTTCAGCTCGGGGTGTATCAGGGTGGAGGACCCCCTCGCCCTCGCCGAGTGGATCCTCGAGGGGCAGGGGTCGTGGAACAGGGATGCCATCATCGAGGCCCTTGCCCCAGTGGTGACCAGATCTATCCCGGTCCGTCGGCCGGTCCCCATCCACGTACTATACTTGACCGCGTGGGCGGAACCAGACGGAACGGTCCACTTCCGGCCCGATATCTACGGTCAGGATGCCGTTCTTGCCCGCGCACTTGGCATGGATGGACAAGTATTGTAAGAATTTCGCCCAAGTGTCTGTCTATGTGCTGCACGCAGCCAATTAAGTTAAGTCACCACAGAGGGCATGGAGAACGCAGGGGAAATCTTTCCATAATGCTGTTTTGAAATAACATTTCTGACGCATTTTGACAGGGCCAATTACTGCGCTAAGGAGGAGGATCCATGAAATTTTTGCTCGAGCGTATTTGGAGGCATGCCTTCGATGGGAAAGGAAGGCCCCTTTCATCCGACATGACGCGAAGGGGTTTTCTCAAGGTCAGCGCCCTTTTCGCCCTTTCCATCATGGCACCGAGGGAGGGTCTTGCTGCCGCTGCTCCCAAGCGTGTCCTCGCCTTTCATAATCTCCATACCGATGAGACCTGGGAGGCCCCGTACTGGGCCAAAGGAAGGTATCTCAAGGGTGCGCTCGCTCAGATCAATCACATCATGAGGGACCACAGGACGAATCAAATCAAGGCCATAGACATCCGCCTTCTCGACCTTCTCTATGCCCTCCGCAAGAGGCTCGGCACAGACGAGCCTTTTCAGATCATCTCTGGTTACCGGTCGCCTGCGACGAACGCCGCCCTTTGCAGGAAAGGCAGCGGGGTCGCTCGCCGGAGCCTTCATATGAAGGGAAAGGCGGTGGATATTTGCCTTCCCGAGACACCTCTGCCGCGTCTCCATCAGGCGGCGGTCTCCCTCCGCCGGGGCGGGGTGGGGTATTATCCCTCATCGTCATTCGTCCATGTGGATGTGGGAGAGGTGCGGTATTGGCAATCCTGAATCCGTGAGATATGCAATCAACCTTGGGTGACGCAAAGGGAGGTGGACATGGAAAACCAGGTTAAGGAAGCCCTTGAGAAGATCCGTCCCATGCTGCAAAAGGACGGTGGGGATGTGGAATTCGTTTCTGTGGACGAGGCAACCGGGCTTGTGAGGGTGCGGCTCACTGGGGCCTGCAAGGGCTGCCCAATGAGCCAGATGACCCTTAAGGCCGGGATAGAGCGTTATCTCCGGAGCGAGGTTTCGTCGGTCACTGCTGTTGAATCGGTCTGATCGGGTCGTCTCCTTATCGAAGCCACGCATCACGGGTCCTTCCCGCCCAGATGGATGAAAGACGCATGAAGGAATATACCCAGGCGCAGCAGGATCTACTTCGAAGGCTTCCTAAGGTGGACGAACTCATGGGATCGATCGTCTCGGACGCCCCGCATTCGGTGGTGCTCAGGGCGACACGCGAGACCATTGCGGAGATCAGGGAGCGGATCCTTGCGGACCACGAGCCGAATCCCGGGCTTCTGGATCCGGTCGCTGTCCGCGCCAGCGTGGAGGAGAAGATCGGCCGCCTCGTTCGGCCGTCGCTTCGCCCGGTAGTGAACGCCACAGGAGTGGTCGTTCACACCAATCTCGGCAGGTCCCTCCTCCCTACTGAGATCCTGCCCTCCCTATGCAAGGTGGCCTCTCGTTATTCCAATCTCGAATATGATCTCGATCGAGGAGAGCGGGGGATCCGCTACAGCCACGTGGAGGAGATCCTCACTGAGCTCACCGGGGCCGAGGCTGGCATCGTCGTCAACAACAACGCGGCCGCGGTACTCATCACCCTCGAGACCCTAGCCAAGGGGCGGGAGGTGGTCGTTTCCCGCGGGGAGCTCGTGGAGATCGGCGGGTCTTTTCGTATCCCTGATGTCATGGCAAGGAGCGGGGCGATCCTCAGGGAGGTCGGCACCACGAACCGGACCCATCTTCGGGACTATGAAGAGGCCATCGGGGAAAGAACCGCCCTCCTTCTCAAGGTCCACAAGAGCAATTTCCACGTAGTCGGATTCACCAAGGAGGTTCCTGTCGCGGAACTCGCCAGGCTCGGCAAGACCTATGGCATTCCCGTGTGCGTGGATCTTGGGAGCGGGACCCTTGTGGATCTTTCCCGCTACGGCCTTATGCACGAACCCACGGTCCAGGAGGAACTGGCTGCAGGCGCTGACGTGGTGACATTTAGCGGAGACAAGCT
This genomic window from Deltaproteobacteria bacterium contains:
- a CDS encoding DUF882 domain-containing protein, whose protein sequence is MTRRGFLKVSALFALSIMAPREGLAAAAPKRVLAFHNLHTDETWEAPYWAKGRYLKGALAQINHIMRDHRTNQIKAIDIRLLDLLYALRKRLGTDEPFQIISGYRSPATNAALCRKGSGVARRSLHMKGKAVDICLPETPLPRLHQAAVSLRRGGVGYYPSSSFVHVDVGEVRYWQS
- a CDS encoding NifU family protein, with the protein product MENQVKEALEKIRPMLQKDGGDVEFVSVDEATGLVRVRLTGACKGCPMSQMTLKAGIERYLRSEVSSVTAVESV
- a CDS encoding L,D-transpeptidase family protein, whose amino-acid sequence is MRRNYPLAFLCLFSLIATCFASQAGGEDLLSPLIREKVERQGSVSAIPCKAERVCGSRIIREFYRKRAYRPVWSSEGRALPRARSFVEVLGSARDEGLRPEDYHYEAVMRLFQQAFGDPARTSPDAAADCDLLLTNAFFVYGTHLCSGRADPRALFRHWSIDERGLDLSSVLEEVSRGRDLREAIAALRPHDPAYVFLLAALSRYRALEEAGGWQPVVMAEKRLERGDRSPAVDALRRRLQITGEFRESGGSSPPDLFDEALEQAVRSFQARHGLTVDGIVGRRTLAELNIPVEARLRQIALNLERLRWLPETLGDRYLLLNIADFSLSAWEGGKKRMEMKAIVGRTQRPTPLLSSTIDTVILNPPWNVPHSIATKDLLPAIRKDPGMLAKKGFRVFSGRGAGAQEIDPSKIDWQRFSERNFPFRLRQDPGPANALGDMKFSFPNTESVYLHGTPARNLFMKSRRDFSSGCIRVEDPLALAEWILEGQGSWNRDAIIEALAPVVTRSIPVRRPVPIHVLYLTAWAEPDGTVHFRPDIYGQDAVLARALGMDGQVL
- a CDS encoding LapA family protein: MIKNKALAAVITGLFLFGVFVFQNMSAVDLRFLFWKVSISASFLVLAVFLGGGLAGWVLSRLTYRKKEGPSPPQ
- a CDS encoding TolC family protein, with the protein product MDSNRMFSRLRRWFIRAAKAVLMASFFCLLPVPAPCGDQPSGQARLTIDKARSLALENNPSIRAARAGSEATSARVSAAWSAFFPRLDLYEAYERTNTPPAVFTHKLSQEIFSQSDFAIDRLNDPSPISNWKTRLVLTQPLFTSGREITGLQMAHVQDDISAIETQAQEQEVIFRVDEAFFQAILARERVEVLDAALETTRADERLAEERHAAGLALKSDALAAHVQLISREKERLQAAGDMAIALARLNEILGLPQSTPWELAPPDGPLPTPDPDEAVETWITRAHTQRPEILLASKQGRLAELRVREARLRFLPDLTLSGAYEANASDFGPADGDSWGIGVIASLNLFSGLGDRARVAEANAEAKRTGAQMDSVLSRVEREVREAFIRRQVASRQLQVSHEAVAQAEESLRILRERYSNGLALMAEVLAAEEALRAARLSEVRARFDVRLALSALELSAGVLAPKTLP
- a CDS encoding efflux RND transporter permease subunit — encoded protein: MLARITEAFVDSKITPLLIIASILLGALSIFITPSEEEPQIVVPMIDVMVAMPGASPQEVERRVVTPMEKLLWEIPGVEYVYSTAMDGKALTIVRFEVGEDVERSLVKAYEKLYSHFDWIPPGCGKPILKARSIDDVPIMVLTLWGKAHDPLALRSLAARLDDEIRAIPGVSQTQVIGGLRREVRVILDPQALAALGLDPVDVTASLGSQNAASWITDLTTDNRAFSLRVDGFFKDVRDVEGIIVANRDGRPVFLRDVARIVDGPEEPASYVLIGAGGSPQKAGLALSPGETANAVSLAVSKRKGQNATLIANEVLRKVEMTRGYILPDDVHVTITRDYGETAKQKSDELLEHLAIATISVACLMALLLGIRASLVVLVAIPVTLAFTLFIYYLYGYTLNRVTLFALIFCIGILVDDPIVGVENIVRHLRLPENQGRPFRKIIVESVVEVGSPLVLATFTVIAAILPLAFVRGLMGPYMRPMPVGASVAMFLSMVVTFVITPWAAYHILGRRASHPEEREGRLTLLYRKIMGRLIASVSLRWAFLWIMALLFAASCLLIATKVVKVKMLPFDNKSEFQVIIDMPEGTSLEKTAEVAGELGAILARQPEVTDYELYVGTAAPFNFNGLVRHYYLREGPNVADIQVNLIDRHQRSEQSHPIAKALRPALEEAARRHGARIKVAEIPPGPPVLQTLVAEIYGPDPEGRLKVARDVLSFFESTKGVVDVDWYVADPQPEWHVVVDRDKALTLGVTPERVVETISTALGGSVAGLLHDPSALEDVLIRVRLPRQMRATLHDIEALRVRSSSGALIGITEVAAIRERTIEQPIYHKNLQPVVYVTADVAGEEESPIYAILALNKKLKEYTTPSGTKLDILYTHQPFSTRDWSMKWDGEWHITYEVFRDMGGAFGVVVIIIFVLVVGWFRSYTIPLVILAPIPLSLIGIIPAHAIAGAFFTATSMIGFIAGAGIVVRNSIILVDFIELRLSQGMPLAEAVVDAGAVRFRPMLLTASAVIVGSFVILFDPIFQGLAISLMAGEVAATLFSRMVVPILYYLDHRIKQERRLVL
- a CDS encoding efflux RND transporter periplasmic adaptor subunit, giving the protein MNMRYPALFCLILTLIAGCGREPKDGPPELAQAVSAQTTTVTVRDIPLLKTFPGTSRGKVVMEIAAKIPATVQDVRVDIGDRVKKGDLLIVLDDKDMTARVASFEASRDSAARRRDALSAEREYASSQYARYERLLAHDAATREEYDRAKASLDALDAQIRSVEAEMARAAAGVQEARAALSYLRIHAPAPGTVTERSVDPGTFAPAGAPLLAIEGEQGMWFEARVDEKLLSHVKTGDTAILEIPSAGVIESLPIEAVVTQADPRTATFPVRVDATALNIKGGVFGRLHVIQGMRPALLIPFSALVERSGITGVYLVGPDDIVRWRIVRPGERWRPATHNPGLLVPAGGSPPDADTLVEVLAGLSRGDEIVTGHPTGIKEGVRLARH
- the selA gene encoding L-seryl-tRNA(Sec) selenium transferase produces the protein MKEYTQAQQDLLRRLPKVDELMGSIVSDAPHSVVLRATRETIAEIRERILADHEPNPGLLDPVAVRASVEEKIGRLVRPSLRPVVNATGVVVHTNLGRSLLPTEILPSLCKVASRYSNLEYDLDRGERGIRYSHVEEILTELTGAEAGIVVNNNAAAVLITLETLAKGREVVVSRGELVEIGGSFRIPDVMARSGAILREVGTTNRTHLRDYEEAIGERTALLLKVHKSNFHVVGFTKEVPVAELARLGKTYGIPVCVDLGSGTLVDLSRYGLMHEPTVQEELAAGADVVTFSGDKLLGGPQAGIILGKGSIIEKIKRNPLNRALRIDKLTLAALEAVLRLYRDEQAAIRIIPTLRMMTLSPQVIRDRAERLCSLLQARSIPGFSFSVHEVVGRVGGGALPFQELGSFAVSVRIAPEQGSMMELERGLRRHDPPVIVRMENDNILLDARTLREEDLPLVVDAFLYVHEKRRKCHG
- the cfa gene encoding cyclopropane fatty acyl phospholipid synthase, producing MSSLFRTKIESLLSKADVCVGGSRPWDIDVLDERFFKRVAVCGSLGLGESYMDGWWECERLDEAICRILKARLDKDVVGPGSLWQMIKAGLGNPQRLACAFTVGRRHYDLGNDLFERMLDKRMIYSCGYWRNARDLDAAQEAKLDLVCRKLGLAPGMDVLDIGCGWGGAARYAAEKYGVRVVGITVSEEQARYAEQVCAGLPVEIRLMDYRAVEGRFDRIFSIGMFEHVGCKNYRVYMEKVLHCLRPDGLFLLHTIGGSVTTFYLDPWMERYIFPNSMLPSAKQIAASVEGLFVIEDWENFGADYDRTLMSWYERFHRGWEDIKDAYGERFYRMWRYYLLACAGSFRARRNHVWQIVLSPCGVENGYRSIRY